The Hippocampus zosterae strain Florida chromosome 20, ASM2543408v3, whole genome shotgun sequence genome contains a region encoding:
- the ptchd1 gene encoding patched domain-containing protein 1 — protein MQLGAASGLSAGWERLERPLEAGRPRAAMLRQVLHAGLSGGFRALGRFVASQPVFFASTPVLLAVLLGASFSRYHVEEDVQSLLAPKHSLAKIEGNLVDSLFPINHSKHALYSDLQTPGRYGRVIVTARRGSVLEPPNLDAVLKLHRLIYHMQVTVPPNGPTSFNYSFSHLCLPDDKNVCIVDDIIRAMEEIRSAQVANRSAPVLRYPITRLADGRQAYIGHQLGGVQIWAPNGAARGPRGEGVRSARALQLTYYLQVRGGLMEGVASQWEKAFCGHLREFAALHPQLGLYPATSSSLRTDFQFSSVLARRPLLASLGLCGVLAVLCCSMRDCVRSKPWLGMLALLSVTLAGLTAAGILNLSGSTYNSTYLGIPFVMLGHGLFGSFEMLSSWRRTREDQHVKERVASVFEDVMLRFSASTALHLMTLGLAASPLTNMEAVRLFCRTAALAVSVSYAYMLSFYSSCLVLTGYLETGYRHGCFCRRVPKQDRLNSKPAWYRCLMYTRYQDEAQTATGTPHGLGHPPHPPSMEHTRTYIHPRAADNHLMNTPVHPNASDPCPQDSHLLLGCVRRCYGDWITNTYVKPFVVLLYLVYISFGLMGFLQVAQGSEPSSLVAMDTATASYTRAQQRYFSSYSPVIGFYIYESAPYWNTTVQRDLLEYAKGFQRISWLEAYLAYLSERNQSTGSARENFTHTLRHGFLREPRFAHFADDIIFAERGPGEEPDVAASRIFLVAKTTENKREEMSVLLDTLRRLSLTSRVRFLIFNPSFVYLDRYAAAVSSPLRHSLLAVLFLLGLSSLAVVEPLVSVWLGLTMLSVQFGVLGFMTLWGVELDCVSVLCLILALGHAADCSGPLLCGFAAGRGDSRTRWVRVALERHGVPSLQAFLCYGAALAPVGSVRSNLTRTLFRCLALTAGCSALHTLAFLPTLLTFLPPSKSRAHRPQAGDGPRQEVECVEMNDSTRVVDQITTV, from the exons ATGCAGCTCGGCGCCGCCTCGGGGCTTTCCGCCGGTTGGGAGAGGCTGGAGCGGCCGCTGGAAGCTGGTCGGCCGCGCGCCGCCATGCTGCGCCAGGTGCTGCACGCCGGCCTGAGCGGCGGCTTCCGCGCGCTCGGCCGCTTCGTGGCGAGCCAGCCGGTGTTCTTCGCCTCCACGCCGGTGCTGCTCGCCGTGCTGCTGGGCGCCAGCTTCAGCCGCTACCACGTGGAGGAGGACGTGCAGAGCCTGCTGGCGCCCAAGCACAGCCTGGCTAAGATCGAAGGCAACCTGGTGGACAGCCTCTTCCCCATCAACCACTCCAAGCACGCCCTCTATTCGGACCTGCAGACGCCCGGCCGCTACGGCCGCGTCATCGTCACCGCCCGGCGGGGCAGCGTGCTGGAGCCGCCCAATCTGGACGCCGTACTCAAG CTGCACAGACTCATCTACCACATGCAGGTGACAGTGCCCCCGAACGGCCCCACCAGCTTCAACTACTCCTTCTCGCACCTGTGTCTCCCCGACGACAAGAACGTGTGCATCGTGGACGACATTATCCGCGCCATGGAGGAGATCCGGTCGGCCCAGGTCGCCAACCGCTCGGCGCCGGTGCTGCGCTACCCCATCACGCGGCTGGCCGACGGACGACAGGCCTACATCGGCCACCAGCTGGGCGGTGTCCAAATCTGGGCCCCCAACGGCGCGGCCCGAGGGCCCCGGGGCGAGGGCGTGCGGTCGGCTCGGGCGCTCCAGCTCACCTACTACCTGCAGGTGCGCGGCGGGCTCATGGAGGGCGTGGCCAGCCAATGGGAAAAGGCCTTCTGCGGCCACCTGCGGGAGTTTGCGGCGCTCCACCCCCAGCTGGGCCTCTACCCGGCCACGTCGTCGTCCCTCAGGACCGACTTCCAGTTCTCCTCCGTGCTGGCGCGGCGCCCCCTGTTGGCTAGCTTGGGGTTGTGCGGAGTTCTGGCCGTCCTGTGCTGCTCCATGCGGGACTGCGTCCGCTCCAAGCCGTGGTTGGGCATGCTGGCCTTGCTGTCCGTCACGCTGGCCGGACTGACGGCCGCCGGAATCCTCAACCTGAGCGGCTCCACTTACAACTCCACCTACCTGGGCATTCCTTTCGTCATGCTGG gtcaCGGCCTCTTCGGCTCCTTCGAGATGCTGTCGTCGTGGCGACGCACCCGCGAGGACCAGCACGTGAAAGAGCGCGTGGCGAGCGTCTTCGAGGACGTCATGCTTCGCTTCTCGGCTTCCACCGCGCTCCACCTGATGACTTTAGGCTTGGCCGCCTCGCCGCTCACCAACATGGAGGCGGTGCGCCTCTTTTGCCGCACCGCCGCGCTAGCTGTGAGCGTCAGCTACGCCTACATGCTCTCCTTCTACAGCTCCTGCCTGGTCCTCACCGGTTACCTGGAAACCGGCTACAGACACGGCTGCTTTTGCCGACGAGTGCCCAAACAGGATCGGCTGAACTCTAAGCCGGCCTGGTACAGATGCCTGATGTACACCCGTTATCAGGACGAGGCGCAGACCGCCACCGGGACGCCACATGGCCTCGGACACCCGCCCCACCCGCCCAGCATGGAGCACACGCGCACTTACATTCACCCTCGGGCGGCCGACAACCACCTGATGAACACTCCCGTCCACCCTAACGCCTCGGACCCTTGTCCCCAGGACTCGCACCTTTTGCTAGGCTGTGTGAGGCGTTGCTACGGAGACTGGATCACCAATACTTATGTCAAGCCCTTTGTTGTGCTGCTCTACCTGGTCTACATCTCCTTTGGGCTCATGGGATTCCTGCAG GTAGCCCAGGGCTCGGAGCCCAGCTCGCTGGTCGCCATGGACACGGCCACGGCTTCGTACACCCGCGCCCAGCAGCGTTACTTCAGCTCCTACTCGCCCGTTATTGGCTTTTACATTTACGAGAGCGCCCCCTACTGGAACACCACGGTGCAACGCGACCTGCTGGAGTACGCCAAAGGCTTCCAGCGCATCAGTTGGCTGGAGGCCTACCTGGCCTACCTGTCCGAGCGCAACCAGTCCACCGGCTCGGCCCGGGAGAATTTCACCCACACCCTCCGCCACGGATTCCTGCGGGAACCTCGGTTTGCCCACTTTGCCGACGACATCATCTTCGCCGAGCGGGGTCCCGGCGAGGAGCCCGACGTGGCGGCGTCCCGCATCTTCCTGGTGGCCAAGACCACGGAGAACAAACGCGAGGAGATGTCGGTGCTGCTGGACACGCTCCGCCGCCTGTCGCTCACCTCCCGCGTGCGCTTCCTCATCTTCAACCCGTCCTTCGTTTACCTGGATCGCTACGCCGCCGCCGTCAGCTCGCCCTTGCGCCACTCCCTCCTGGCCGTCCTCTTCCTGTTGGGTCTGTCCTCCCTGGCCGTGGTGGAGCCCCTCGTGTCCGTGTGGCTGGGGCTCACCATGCTCTCGGTGCAGTTCGGCGTCCTGGGCTTCATGACCCTGTGGGGCGTGGAGCTGGACTGCGTGTCCGTGCTCTGTCTGATCCTGGCGTTGGGACACGCCGCCGACTGCAGCGGGCCGCTCCTGTGCGGCTTCGCGGCCGGCCGGGGCGACAGCAGGACCCGCTGGGTGAGGGTGGCTCTGGAGAGGCACGGCGTACCCTCGCTGCAGGCTTTCCTCTGTTACGGCGCCGCCTTGGCGCCGGTGGGCTCGGTGCGCTCCAACCTGACGCGCACGCTCTTCCGCTGCCTGGCGCTGACGGCCGGATGCTCCGCCCTCCACACGCTGGCCTTCCTGCCCACCCTGCTCACCTTCCTGCCTCCCTCCAAAAGCCGAGCCCACCGCCCCCAAGCCGGCGACGGGCCCCGGCAGGAAGTGGAGTGCGTGGAGATGAATGACAGCACTCGGGTGGTCGACCAAATCACTACGGTTTGA
- the phex gene encoding phosphate-regulating neutral endopeptidase PHEX, whose protein sequence is MEAEHLGGGDAGVKPERGNSRRYRTALIACACLCGILLLALIVVSQRSKEQEFCLTPECIEAAGAILSKMDKSVDPCEDFYTFSCGGWLENNPIPEDSSTYGIYPWLRQQVDMRLKDLLEAPAEPDELEAVTKAKILYRSCINESLLEEVDAQPVLRTLQQPDFRWPVLGDGLGGDFRWSEQDWNLLRTLARLRNQHSKSVLIRIFVSPDDKNSSKYIIKLDQASLSLPSREDYIANSSAAQAYRAALLSLMVDTAVMLGAPQKAARVQMEKALDFETKLAHIIIPYENRTSENMYNRYTLFRLQRQLPQLDWLFFVKSVVESDSDPSRVISSSEPVIVRAPQYFRDLVKLINATDPRTVANYVQWRAVFSKLTTLSRRFLYRYLDYARVTTGTTSLTPRWDKCINYIENALVYATGRLFVDNYFQEDKKHMMDKLIDGVRWAFIDMLQNENDWMDEATKTRAIEKAHAVLAKVGYPEFIRNDTYLNDDLKELDFNENDYYGNVLQTLKFIAQADVAWLRKTVPRTEWFTNPTTVNAFYSSSTNQIRFPAGELQKPFFWGKEYPRSLSYGAIGVIVGHELTHGFDNNGRKYDKDGNLEQWWSNSSVTSFTDKTQCMVEQYNDYYWEEAGLNVRGKRTLAENIADNGGIRQAFKAYRRWVDESRGGVEEPLLPGVGLDNNQLFFLSYSHVRCNSYRTEAARDQVQSGAHSPPKYRVIGAMSNFPEFSKAFSCSESSAMNRGAQSCRVW, encoded by the exons TTTCCCAAAGAAGCAAAGAGCAAGAGTTCTGTCTGACCCCGGAGTGCATTGAAGCAG CTGGAGCCATTCTGAGCAAAATGGACAAATCGGTGGACCCCTGCGAGGACTTCTACACGTTCTCCTGCGGTGGTTGGCTGGAGAACAATCCCATTCCCGAAGACTCGTCCACGTACGGGATCTACCCGTGGCTTCGCCAGCAGGTGGACATGCGACTCAAAG ACTTACTGGAAGCTCCCGCTGAACCCGACGAGTTGGAGGCGGTGACCAAGGCCAAGATCCTCTACCGCTCCTGCATCAACGAGA GTTTACTGGAGGAGGTGGACGCACAGCCCGTGCTGAGGACGCTTCAGCAGCCCGACTTCCGCTGGCCCGTGTTGGGCGATGGCCTGGGCGGCGACTTCCGCTGGTCGGAGCAGGACTGGAACCTCCTGAGGACGCTGGCCCGCTTGAGGAACCAGCACAGCAAGAGCGTCCTCATACGGATCTTCGTCTCGCCCGACGACAAGAACTCCTCCAAATACATCATCAAG ctggaTCAGGCCTCCTTGTCACTGCCATCTCGGGAGGACTACATCGCCAACTCTTCTGCTGCCCAGGCG TACCGTGCGGCCTTGCTGAGCTTGATGGTGGACACGGCCGTCATGCTGGGCGCTCCCCAGAAAGCGGCGCGGGTCCAGATGGAGAAAGCGCTCGACTTTGAGACCAAACTGGCTCAC ATCATAATTCCCTACGAGAACCGCACGAGCGAGAACATGTACAACAGATACACGCTGTTCCGACTGCAACGGCAGTTACCACAA TTGGACTGGTTGTTCTTCGTTAAGTCGGTGGTGGAGTCCGACAGCGACCCATCTCGCGTCATCTCGTCCTCGGAACCAGTCATCGTACGAGCCCCGCAGTACTTCAGGGACCTTGTTAAGCTCATTAACGCCACAGACCCAAG GACCGTGGCTAACTACGTGCAGTGGAGAGCCGTTTTTTCCAAGCTCACCACCCTCAGCCGCCGTTTCCTGTACAGATACCTTGACTATGCGAGA GTGACAACCGGAACCACTTCTCTGACGCCGCGTTGGGACAAGTGCATCAACTACATCGAAAACGCGCTGGTCTACGCCACGGGCCGCCTCTTTGTCGACAACTACTTCCAGGAAGATAAGAAACacatg ATGGACAAGCTGATTGACGGCGTTCGCTGGGCCTTCATCGACATGTTGCAGAACGAGAACGACTGGATGGATGAGGCGACCAAGACGAGAGCCATCGAAAAG GCTCACGCCGTCCTGGCCAAAGTGGGCTACCCCGAATTCATTCGCAACGACACCTACCTCAACGACGACTTGAAGGAG CTGGATTTCAATGAGAACGACTACTACGGCAATGTGCTGCAGACGCTGAAGTTCATCGCTCAGGCTGACGTGGCCTGGCTTCGAAAGACGGTCCCGCGCACAGA GTGGTTCACCAACCCGACCACGGTCAACGCCTTCTACAGCTCCTCCACCAACCAGATCA GGTTCCCTGCTGGCGAGCTCCAAAAACCCTTCTTTTGGGGGAAAGAGTATCCAAG GTCTTTGAGCTACGGCGCCATCGGCGTGATCGTCGGACACGAGTTGACGCACGGCTTCGACAACAACG GGCGGAAGTACGACAAGGATGGCAACCTTGAACAGTGGTGGAGCAACTCGTCGGTGACGTCTTTCACAGACAAGACTCAGTGCATGGTGGAGCAGTATAACGACTACTACTGGGAGGAGGCGGGATTAAAT gTCCGTGGTAAGAGGACGCTAGCAGAGAACATTGCAGACAACGGTGGAATAAGACAAGCGTTCAAG GCGTACCGGCGCTGGGTGGATGAGAGCCGAGGAGGGGTGGAGGAGCCTCTTCTACCCGGCGTGGGACTCGACAACAACCAGCTCTTCTTCCTGAGCTACTCACAC GTCCGCTGCAACTCGTACAGAACGGAGGCCGCCAGGGACCAAGTACAAAGCGGTGCGCACAGTCCACCTAAGTACAG gGTGATCGGAGCGATGAGTAACTTTCCCGAGTTCAGCAAGGCCTTCAGCTGCTCCGAATCGTCGGCGATGAACAGAGGCGCACAATCCTGCCGGGTGTGGTGA